A stretch of [Clostridium] scindens DNA encodes these proteins:
- a CDS encoding sugar O-acetyltransferase, which translates to MTNKELMLMGELYKLNDDKELNEDFMRARRLTRLFNSMTEEQMEERKEIIKELFKSTGENVHVEQTFHCDYGCHISVGENFYANYDCIMVDVCEIIIGDNVLLAPRVGIYTAGHPIDAAVRNEGLEFGKPVIIGDNVWIGGNAVINPGVTIGSGVVIGSGSVVTKDIPDHVVAVGNPCRVLRKINEEDKIYWEKEREKYYQRIGQP; encoded by the coding sequence GTGACAAATAAAGAATTAATGTTGATGGGCGAACTCTATAAGCTGAACGATGATAAGGAACTGAATGAAGACTTTATGCGGGCCAGGAGACTGACCAGGCTGTTCAATTCCATGACGGAGGAACAGATGGAAGAGCGGAAAGAAATCATCAAGGAACTCTTTAAATCCACCGGGGAGAATGTACACGTAGAGCAGACGTTTCACTGCGATTATGGATGCCATATCAGCGTGGGAGAGAATTTCTACGCCAACTATGACTGTATTATGGTGGATGTCTGTGAAATAATCATCGGAGACAATGTGCTTCTTGCCCCGCGCGTAGGGATCTATACGGCAGGGCATCCGATTGATGCGGCCGTGCGCAATGAAGGCCTGGAATTCGGCAAGCCGGTGATTATCGGAGACAATGTGTGGATTGGAGGAAATGCGGTGATCAACCCGGGCGTTACTATTGGAAGCGGCGTGGTGATCGGGTCTGGCTCTGTAGTGACAAAAGATATCCCGGACCATGTGGTCGCAGTGGGCAATCCATGCAGAGTCTTGAGAAAGATTAACGAAGAAGACAAAATATACTGGGAGAAAGAAAGAGAAAAATACTATCAGAGAATCGGGCAGCCGTAA
- a CDS encoding YbaK/EbsC family protein produces the protein MSIEKVRAYFRQYGIEDRVREVEESSATVEAAAMALGCEPKRIAKTLSFYLGDSVILVVTAGDRKIDNKKYRAQFGCKAQMLKIEDVESMIGHAVGGVCPFAIHAGIEVYLDVSLQRFDTVFPAAGSGNSMIELNIKELEEYSHYKEWVDVCKER, from the coding sequence ATGTCTATAGAAAAAGTAAGAGCGTATTTCCGGCAGTATGGCATAGAAGACAGGGTGCGCGAGGTTGAGGAATCCAGCGCTACCGTGGAGGCGGCGGCTATGGCACTGGGGTGCGAGCCGAAAAGGATTGCCAAGACTCTGTCCTTTTATCTGGGCGATTCCGTGATCCTGGTGGTGACCGCCGGGGATCGGAAGATCGACAATAAAAAGTACCGCGCCCAATTCGGATGCAAGGCGCAGATGCTGAAGATAGAAGATGTAGAAAGCATGATCGGACATGCCGTAGGGGGCGTCTGCCCATTTGCCATCCATGCGGGCATAGAGGTCTATCTGGATGTCTCCCTTCAAAGATTTGATACGGTATTCCCGGCCGCAGGCAGCGGGAACAGCATGATCGAGCTGAATATCAAAGAACTGGAAGAATACAGCCATTACAAGGAGTGGGTGGATGTCTGCAAAGAAAGGTAG
- a CDS encoding D-alanyl-D-alanine carboxypeptidase family protein, whose protein sequence is MRKKRLLGILLACILLIQPFSTQAKEQDAADEPDNLYAQSAVLMDADSGRVLFGKNENEAKPMASTTKIMTCILALENMEEGQIVAASDYAASQPKVRLGVRGKEEYYLKDILYSLMLESHNDSAVVVAEGIAGSVEAFAGLMNQKAKEIGCKDTYFVTPNGLDAYDDGGTHSTTARDLASIMRYCIMESPKKEEFLEITGTKNYHFTNVAGDREFSCNNHNAFLDMMDGALTGKTGFTGDAGYCYVGALRKDGKTFIVALLACGWPNNKGYKWKDTKALMEYGLANYEYRNVWEEPALSKIIVQEGVSAGNPYKRESKVQAVVKGGEKEINVLLKTDEKAEVKKKVKDRLKAPVKKGQKVGEIQYLLEGEEIASFDVVTDGKVEKRSVFWCLHQALQRVCL, encoded by the coding sequence ATGAGAAAGAAACGATTATTAGGAATTCTCCTTGCTTGTATTTTGCTGATCCAGCCCTTTAGCACCCAGGCCAAAGAGCAGGATGCCGCGGACGAGCCGGATAATCTGTACGCCCAGTCAGCAGTATTGATGGATGCTGACAGTGGGCGTGTTTTATTTGGCAAGAATGAGAACGAGGCAAAGCCAATGGCCAGCACGACAAAGATTATGACGTGCATACTGGCTCTGGAGAATATGGAAGAGGGACAGATCGTGGCGGCTTCCGACTATGCGGCCAGCCAGCCCAAAGTCAGGCTGGGAGTCAGGGGAAAGGAAGAGTACTATCTGAAGGATATTCTGTATTCTCTGATGCTGGAATCCCACAATGACAGCGCTGTAGTGGTTGCGGAAGGAATCGCCGGCTCCGTGGAAGCATTTGCAGGACTGATGAACCAGAAGGCCAAGGAGATCGGATGCAAGGATACATATTTTGTGACGCCCAACGGGCTTGACGCTTACGATGATGGAGGAACCCACTCTACAACGGCCAGGGATCTGGCCTCTATTATGCGCTATTGTATCATGGAATCTCCAAAAAAGGAGGAATTCCTTGAGATCACAGGTACAAAGAATTATCATTTTACCAATGTGGCAGGAGACCGTGAATTCTCCTGCAATAACCACAATGCATTCCTGGATATGATGGATGGCGCTCTGACGGGAAAAACAGGATTTACCGGCGATGCGGGCTACTGTTATGTAGGCGCGCTAAGAAAGGACGGCAAGACGTTTATCGTGGCTCTGCTGGCCTGCGGATGGCCCAATAACAAGGGCTATAAGTGGAAGGATACCAAGGCCTTGATGGAATATGGGCTTGCCAATTATGAGTACCGGAATGTGTGGGAGGAACCCGCCCTTTCCAAGATCATAGTTCAGGAAGGAGTATCGGCCGGGAATCCATATAAGCGAGAATCCAAAGTGCAGGCTGTAGTCAAAGGGGGAGAAAAAGAAATTAACGTCCTTTTGAAGACAGATGAAAAGGCAGAGGTCAAAAAGAAGGTAAAAGACCGCCTCAAGGCCCCGGTAAAGAAGGGGCAGAAGGTAGGGGAGATCCAGTATCTTCTGGAAGGAGAAGAGATTGCGTCCTTTGATGTGGTGACGGATGGAAAAGTAGAAAAAAGAAGCGTATTCTGGTGCCTTCATCAGGCGCTTCAAAGAGTATGCCTGTAG
- the scpB gene encoding SMC-Scp complex subunit ScpB, with protein MEEVEINKLEGVIEAILFTMGESVELNKIAAAIEHDEETTRKIIHRMMDKYDAEDRGVRIIELEDAFQMCTKTQMYEYLIRVAKQPKKYVLTDVLLETLSIIAYKQPVTKLEIEKIRGVKSDHAVNKLVEYNLVCERGRMDAPGKPILFGTTEEFLRRFSIQSVEDLPSLNPEQMESFKEEAEEEIQLKLDI; from the coding sequence ATGGAAGAAGTGGAAATCAACAAATTAGAAGGCGTGATAGAGGCGATTCTTTTCACCATGGGCGAGTCGGTGGAACTGAATAAGATTGCGGCCGCTATCGAGCATGACGAAGAAACGACCAGAAAGATTATACATAGAATGATGGACAAGTATGATGCAGAAGACAGGGGCGTCAGGATTATCGAGCTTGAAGACGCGTTTCAGATGTGTACGAAGACGCAGATGTACGAGTATCTGATCCGGGTGGCGAAGCAGCCTAAGAAGTACGTGCTGACAGACGTCCTGCTGGAGACGCTGTCCATCATCGCCTATAAGCAGCCGGTTACGAAACTGGAGATCGAGAAGATCCGGGGCGTGAAATCAGACCATGCCGTGAATAAACTGGTGGAGTATAACCTGGTGTGCGAAAGAGGCAGGATGGATGCTCCTGGCAAGCCAATCTTGTTTGGCACGACGGAAGAGTTCCTTCGAAGGTTCAGCATCCAGTCGGTAGAGGATCTTCCAAGCCTGAATCCTGAGCAGATGGAAAGTTTTAAGGAAGAGGCGGAAGAAGAGATCCAGTTAAAATTAGATATCTGA
- a CDS encoding segregation and condensation protein A: MGIPVKLQVFEGPLDLLLHLIDKNKIDIYDIPIVEITSQYMDYIKAMDKEDLNIMSEFLVMAATLLDIKCRMLLPKEVNEEGEEEDPRQELVEQLLEYKMYKYMSYELRDRQVEGEQVMYKAPTIPQEVLGYVEPVDLDALLGDLTLSKLNRIFKDVMKKQVDKIDPVRSKFGKIEKEEVTLPDKLDYVTEYAKSHGRFSFRELLKKQSSKTQIVVTFLAILQLMKEGVIMIRQEQPFDDIMILSKCES; encoded by the coding sequence ATGGGAATTCCGGTAAAACTGCAGGTCTTCGAAGGACCGCTGGATCTGCTTCTACATTTGATAGATAAAAATAAGATCGATATCTATGATATTCCGATCGTGGAGATCACGAGCCAGTATATGGACTACATCAAGGCCATGGACAAGGAAGATTTGAACATCATGAGCGAGTTCCTTGTGATGGCTGCGACACTTCTGGATATCAAGTGCAGAATGCTTCTTCCGAAGGAAGTCAATGAGGAGGGAGAAGAAGAGGATCCCAGGCAGGAACTGGTGGAGCAGCTGCTGGAGTACAAGATGTACAAGTATATGTCCTATGAACTGCGGGACAGGCAGGTGGAGGGCGAGCAGGTGATGTATAAGGCGCCTACGATTCCACAGGAAGTGCTGGGCTATGTAGAGCCAGTAGATCTGGATGCCCTGCTGGGGGATCTGACCCTTTCCAAGTTAAACCGCATCTTTAAGGATGTGATGAAGAAACAGGTGGATAAGATCGACCCTGTCCGCAGCAAGTTTGGCAAGATCGAAAAGGAAGAGGTCACATTGCCGGATAAGCTTGATTATGTCACGGAATATGCGAAAAGCCATGGCAGATTCAGTTTCCGGGAACTGCTAAAAAAGCAGAGTTCCAAAACGCAGATCGTGGTAACGTTCCTTGCTATTTTGCAGCTGATGAAGGAAGGCGTGATCATGATCCGGCAGGAACAGCCATTTGACGATATTATGATTCTGTCGAAATGTGAATCTTAA
- a CDS encoding metallophosphoesterase, which produces MAAAAGVKGEDRLNILIIAIVIIILGMIVENIRELHGFRTTVYNIASPKLAGLQEEKRIVFLSDLHNYSYGEENGRLFQAIIRARPDLILIGGDMLVRKDGNSYEDTLRFLCRLPSICKVFYANGNHEQKLKERPEAYSQSYEDYQSRLLSAGIVFLENESVRIPWDGESICITGLEIGLDGYRKFGRRPMEEEEIESRVGTADSSYQILLAHNPAYVAAYRKWGADLILSGHLHGGIVRIPGIGGVIAPDFTLFPKYSGDIYREEDATVVVSKGLGAHSVPIRLLNPAEMVVLVLNGD; this is translated from the coding sequence ATGGCGGCCGCTGCAGGAGTTAAAGGAGAAGATAGGTTGAATATTCTAATCATTGCTATTGTAATCATCATCTTGGGAATGATCGTTGAAAATATCCGGGAACTGCATGGATTCAGAACAACGGTATATAATATTGCATCCCCTAAGCTGGCGGGGCTGCAGGAAGAGAAGCGGATCGTATTCTTGAGCGATCTGCATAACTACAGTTATGGAGAGGAGAATGGGAGGCTGTTTCAGGCAATTATCAGAGCCCGGCCGGATCTGATCCTGATTGGCGGGGACATGCTGGTAAGAAAGGACGGAAATTCCTATGAAGACACGCTTCGCTTTCTTTGCCGCCTTCCGTCCATCTGCAAGGTATTCTATGCCAATGGAAACCACGAGCAGAAGTTAAAAGAACGGCCGGAAGCATATAGCCAGTCCTATGAAGACTATCAGAGCCGGCTTTTAAGCGCTGGGATCGTATTTCTTGAAAATGAGTCCGTAAGGATTCCATGGGATGGCGAGAGCATCTGCATTACCGGACTTGAGATCGGGCTTGACGGCTACCGGAAGTTTGGAAGGCGGCCGATGGAAGAAGAAGAGATCGAGTCCAGGGTAGGGACGGCGGATTCTTCCTACCAGATACTGCTGGCCCATAATCCTGCCTATGTGGCGGCATATAGAAAATGGGGAGCAGATCTGATACTTTCTGGACATCTCCACGGCGGAATCGTAAGGATTCCGGGAATCGGCGGCGTGATCGCTCCGGACTTTACCCTGTTTCCCAAATACTCGGGAGACATCTACAGGGAAGAGGATGCTACGGTAGTCGTAAGCAAGGGCTTAGGTGCCCACTCCGTCCCCATCCGTCTGTTAAATCCGGCGGAAATGGTAGTTCTTGTGCTGAATGGGGATTAA
- a CDS encoding D-alanyl-D-alanine carboxypeptidase family protein codes for MKQILAAILSALLFVQPVFAMPVREPVLYADVQGEAEDNDDTQKNANTQEPAEGQDAADTQGTAEGQDAADTQDSAEGQDAAGAGNEAGPQVSAPSAILMEASTGQIIYEKDADEQRPPASVTKIMTLLLIFDALDSGKISLEDEVSTSEYAASMGGSQVFLEPGETQTVDTMIKCIAVASANDACVAMAEYICGNEEEFVKQMNQRAKGLGMENTHFINCNGLDTDGHLTTAHDIALMSRELITTYPQIHDYSMIWMENITHTTKKGTTEFGLTNTNKLVRQYEYATGLKTGSTDKAKYCVSATAKKDGMELIAVIMAAPDHKQRFTDATTLLNYGFGRCNKYEEEKAKSIQPAKVSRGVAATVKVRQKAPFAYIDITGADLKTIERKVALNKKIKAPVKKGDKVGKAKYFLSGKEIGSIDIVAAESVDEISYKSAMGDTVKKFLL; via the coding sequence ATGAAACAGATTCTGGCAGCAATTTTAAGCGCCTTGCTCTTTGTACAGCCCGTATTTGCAATGCCGGTCAGGGAACCGGTCTTGTATGCGGATGTACAGGGAGAAGCAGAAGATAATGATGATACGCAAAAGAACGCCAATACGCAGGAACCCGCCGAAGGGCAGGATGCCGCCGATACCCAAGGCACAGCCGAGGGGCAGGATGCCGCCGATACCCAAGATTCTGCCGAGGGGCAGGATGCCGCCGGCGCAGGAAATGAGGCCGGACCTCAGGTCAGCGCTCCATCCGCAATTCTGATGGAAGCGTCCACCGGCCAGATCATATATGAAAAGGATGCAGATGAACAGAGGCCACCGGCTAGCGTGACCAAGATCATGACGCTGCTTCTGATCTTTGACGCTCTGGATTCCGGAAAGATCAGCCTGGAAGATGAAGTCTCCACATCCGAATATGCCGCCTCCATGGGAGGCTCCCAGGTGTTCCTGGAACCGGGCGAGACGCAGACGGTAGACACGATGATCAAATGCATCGCAGTTGCCAGCGCCAATGATGCCTGCGTGGCAATGGCCGAGTACATCTGCGGCAATGAAGAAGAATTCGTAAAGCAGATGAATCAGAGGGCAAAAGGCCTGGGAATGGAAAATACGCATTTCATAAACTGCAATGGGCTGGATACGGATGGGCATCTGACCACTGCCCATGATATCGCGCTGATGTCAAGAGAATTGATCACTACATATCCGCAGATCCACGACTACTCCATGATATGGATGGAGAACATTACGCATACGACCAAAAAAGGAACCACGGAATTCGGGCTGACCAATACCAACAAGCTGGTGAGGCAGTACGAATATGCCACGGGCCTGAAAACAGGCTCCACGGATAAGGCCAAATACTGCGTGTCAGCAACCGCCAAGAAAGACGGGATGGAACTGATCGCAGTGATCATGGCAGCCCCGGATCACAAGCAGCGCTTTACGGACGCTACCACGCTGCTCAATTACGGGTTTGGCAGATGCAATAAGTATGAGGAAGAGAAGGCAAAATCCATTCAGCCTGCCAAAGTATCACGGGGCGTAGCGGCGACGGTAAAGGTTCGGCAGAAGGCGCCCTTTGCCTATATAGATATTACGGGAGCGGACCTTAAGACTATTGAGCGCAAAGTGGCCTTGAACAAGAAGATCAAGGCACCTGTCAAGAAAGGCGACAAAGTGGGAAAAGCAAAATATTTCCTAAGTGGAAAAGAGATTGGCAGTATAGACATCGTGGCTGCTGAATCAGTGGATGAGATCAGTTATAAAAGCGCGATGGGAGACACCGTCAAAAAATTCCTGCTGTAG
- a CDS encoding PadR family transcriptional regulator has product MYDKSQLMRGTLEGCILKILSDQTTYGYEIVANLQDYGFEDVKEGTIYPLLVRLEKKGIISSEFRPSPLGPSRKYYTITECGAQYLEEFKQHWKQVVRSMNAIFGLEE; this is encoded by the coding sequence ATGTATGATAAGTCTCAATTAATGCGCGGGACACTGGAGGGCTGCATTCTGAAAATCTTGTCAGACCAGACGACTTACGGCTATGAGATCGTAGCCAATCTGCAGGACTACGGATTCGAGGACGTCAAGGAAGGCACCATCTATCCGCTCCTGGTCCGTCTGGAAAAGAAAGGGATCATCTCTTCTGAATTCCGTCCTTCCCCTCTTGGTCCCAGCCGCAAATACTATACGATAACGGAATGCGGCGCGCAATATTTGGAAGAGTTCAAGCAGCATTGGAAGCAAGTCGTACGGTCAATGAATGCCATATTTGGATTGGAGGAATGA
- a CDS encoding alpha/beta-type small acid-soluble spore protein, which yields MASRSSNRAAVPEAKGALDKFKYEVANELGVPLTDGYNGDLTSRQNGSVGGYMVKKMIEQQEKQMAGK from the coding sequence ATGGCAAGTCGTTCATCAAACAGAGCAGCCGTACCTGAAGCAAAGGGTGCATTGGACAAATTCAAATATGAGGTTGCAAACGAATTAGGAGTACCGTTAACAGACGGATACAACGGAGACCTGACATCTAGACAGAATGGTTCTGTCGGCGGATATATGGTTAAGAAAATGATCGAACAGCAAGAGAAGCAGATGGCTGGCAAATAA
- the recG gene encoding ATP-dependent DNA helicase RecG produces MIENTSIKELKGIGEKTQKLFEKVGVSTVGDLIRYYPRSYDVYEDPVPISEVEEGKVQTVAGAIFGRVQVSGNRNMQVTTIHVKDLTGTIKAVWFRMPFLRNTLAGGGKIILRGRVTNRKGGLAMEHPEIFYPAGKYEEKIHTLQPVYGLTAGLSNNIVAKAMHQALSQLDLTRETLPDELRLKYGLAEYNYAIRGIHFPEDKEVFYHARERLVFEEFLEFILSIRKMKDKNERIVNEYIVQRKPEVDELIGRLPYELTKAQKKVWDEIAHDMASDTAMSRLVQGDVGSGKTIVAVLALISVALNGYQGAMMAPTEVLARQHYDSITRLLEEYGIKIKVELLTGSMSAKEKRRAYDRIECGYARIIIGTHALIQDRVYYDCLALVVTDEQHRFGVKQREAFARKGGMPHVLVMSATPIPRTLAIILYGDLDISVIDELPANRLPIKNCVVDTSYRNTAYTFMKKQVREGRQCYVICPMVEESEQLEVENVLDYAAMLQEEMGEGIVVSCLHGRMRQAEKDDIMERFGRCEIQILVSTTVIEVGIDVPNATVMMIENAERFGLAQLHQLRGRVGRGKHQSYCIFMSSSKAKETRERLNILNESNDGFKIASEDLRLRGPGDLFGIRQSGMMDFKLGDIFQDAKVLKMANEAADLLLNAENDWLKNLPKHEGTSSVII; encoded by the coding sequence ATGATTGAAAACACAAGCATAAAAGAATTAAAGGGAATAGGCGAAAAGACCCAGAAACTATTTGAAAAGGTAGGAGTCTCTACGGTAGGAGACTTAATCAGGTATTATCCCAGAAGCTATGATGTCTATGAAGATCCTGTGCCGATCAGCGAAGTGGAGGAAGGAAAGGTCCAGACGGTGGCCGGAGCTATCTTCGGAAGGGTCCAGGTATCGGGAAACCGTAATATGCAGGTGACGACCATCCATGTCAAAGATCTGACCGGTACCATCAAGGCAGTCTGGTTCCGGATGCCTTTTCTGCGGAACACGCTCGCGGGGGGCGGAAAGATCATACTTAGAGGCAGGGTTACAAACCGCAAGGGCGGCCTTGCGATGGAGCACCCGGAAATCTTCTATCCGGCCGGGAAGTATGAGGAGAAGATTCACACGCTGCAGCCGGTCTATGGGCTGACGGCAGGCCTGTCCAATAATATAGTGGCCAAGGCTATGCATCAGGCGCTGTCCCAGCTGGACCTGACCCGTGAAACACTTCCGGACGAGCTTCGTCTCAAGTATGGGCTTGCCGAATATAACTATGCCATCCGGGGCATTCATTTCCCGGAGGACAAGGAAGTGTTCTATCATGCCAGGGAGCGGCTTGTATTCGAGGAATTCTTAGAGTTCATCCTGTCTATCCGAAAGATGAAGGATAAGAATGAAAGGATCGTGAATGAATACATCGTCCAGAGGAAGCCGGAAGTGGATGAATTGATTGGAAGGCTGCCATATGAACTTACGAAAGCCCAGAAGAAAGTATGGGATGAGATTGCCCATGACATGGCATCGGATACCGCTATGTCAAGGCTGGTGCAGGGAGATGTAGGTTCCGGGAAGACGATCGTGGCGGTGCTGGCTCTTATCAGCGTTGCGCTAAATGGATATCAGGGAGCCATGATGGCGCCGACGGAAGTGCTGGCACGGCAGCACTATGATTCGATTACCCGGCTGCTGGAAGAATACGGGATAAAGATCAAAGTAGAACTTCTCACCGGATCCATGTCGGCAAAAGAAAAGAGGCGAGCCTATGACCGGATCGAATGCGGATATGCCAGGATCATTATCGGCACCCACGCGCTGATCCAGGATCGGGTCTATTATGATTGCCTTGCGCTGGTAGTCACGGATGAACAGCATCGGTTCGGAGTCAAGCAAAGGGAGGCATTTGCAAGGAAAGGCGGAATGCCCCATGTGCTAGTCATGAGCGCGACGCCGATCCCCAGGACGCTGGCAATCATCCTGTATGGCGACCTCGACATCTCCGTGATCGACGAGCTTCCGGCGAACCGTCTGCCAATCAAGAATTGCGTGGTAGATACCAGTTACAGGAATACGGCTTATACATTTATGAAAAAGCAGGTTCGTGAAGGCAGGCAATGCTATGTAATCTGTCCGATGGTGGAAGAAAGCGAGCAGCTGGAAGTGGAGAATGTGCTGGACTATGCGGCCATGCTGCAGGAAGAGATGGGAGAAGGCATTGTGGTATCCTGCCTCCATGGGAGGATGCGCCAGGCCGAGAAGGATGATATTATGGAACGGTTCGGACGCTGCGAGATACAGATCCTGGTATCCACCACGGTGATCGAGGTAGGAATCGATGTGCCCAATGCTACGGTCATGATGATCGAGAATGCCGAGCGGTTCGGACTGGCCCAGCTTCATCAGCTAAGAGGCCGGGTGGGAAGAGGAAAGCACCAGTCCTACTGTATCTTCATGAGCAGCTCCAAGGCGAAAGAAACCCGGGAAAGGCTGAACATCCTGAATGAATCCAATGACGGCTTCAAGATTGCCAGCGAAGACTTGAGGCTTCGAGGCCCGGGCGATCTATTCGGTATCCGCCAGAGCGGCATGATGGACTTTAAGCTGGGCGACATATTCCAGGATGCAAAGGTGCTAAAGATGGCAAATGAGGCCGCGGACCTCCTTTTAAACGCTGAAAACGACTGGTTGAAAAATCTTCCAAAACATGAAGGAACTTCTAGTGTAATTATCTGA
- a CDS encoding DAK2 domain-containing protein translates to MATKTINVDMLAKMFLAGAQNIEAQKEFINELNVFPVPDGDTGTNMSLTIMAAAKEVMALEKPDMKDLAKAISSGSLRGARGNSGVILSQLLRGFTKSIREEKEIDVLSLAAACARARDTAYKAVMKPKEGTILTVASGIAEKAAEMAGETEDLEEFIPAVIEHAAAVLEKTPDMLPVLKEAGVVDSGGQGLLEVIKGAYDAFQGKEIDYSAIAPKNASASAGAVKISAQEPVDIKFGYCTEFIILTEKEFTEDNEQEFKAYLSSIGDSIVCVADDDVVKVHVHTNDPGLAIQKALTFGQLSRMKIDNMREEHQEKLIKDAEKLAAQDAAKEMPKKPEEPRKAMGFITVSIGEGLNEIFKELGADYIIEGGQTMNPSTEDMLNAIDQVNADSIFILPNNKNIVLAANQAKALVKDKEIIVIPTKTVPQGITAIINFVPDADAKTNEETMLEEIKNVKSGQVTYAVRDTKIDDKEIHEGDIMGIGDSGILAVGKGIEETTKEMLSQLVDEDSELISLYYGEEVREEDAQRFTEEVESLYPDVDVDAHFGGQPIYYYVLAVE, encoded by the coding sequence GTGGCTACAAAAACTATAAATGTGGATATGCTTGCTAAGATGTTTCTGGCAGGCGCGCAGAATATCGAAGCACAGAAGGAATTTATCAATGAATTAAATGTATTCCCCGTACCAGACGGGGATACGGGAACCAATATGTCCCTTACGATCATGGCGGCGGCGAAAGAAGTGATGGCGCTTGAGAAGCCAGATATGAAGGATTTGGCGAAGGCCATATCATCAGGCTCCCTGCGCGGGGCAAGAGGGAATTCGGGCGTAATCCTGTCCCAGCTGCTCAGAGGATTCACCAAGTCGATCCGTGAAGAGAAAGAGATAGACGTGCTGTCATTAGCAGCTGCCTGCGCCAGGGCAAGAGATACGGCGTATAAGGCAGTCATGAAGCCAAAGGAGGGAACCATCCTTACCGTTGCCAGCGGAATTGCTGAAAAAGCGGCGGAGATGGCAGGAGAGACGGAAGACCTGGAAGAGTTCATCCCTGCAGTCATCGAGCATGCCGCGGCAGTGCTTGAGAAGACGCCGGATATGCTTCCGGTACTGAAGGAAGCCGGCGTAGTGGATTCCGGCGGCCAGGGTCTTCTTGAAGTAATCAAAGGCGCTTACGATGCCTTCCAGGGCAAGGAAATCGACTACAGCGCGATAGCGCCCAAGAATGCGTCAGCATCAGCGGGAGCAGTTAAGATCAGCGCGCAGGAGCCGGTGGATATCAAGTTCGGCTACTGTACAGAATTCATTATTCTGACAGAGAAGGAATTTACGGAAGACAATGAGCAGGAGTTCAAGGCATACTTAAGTTCCATCGGTGATTCCATCGTCTGTGTAGCGGATGATGACGTGGTAAAAGTGCACGTGCACACCAATGATCCGGGACTTGCGATCCAGAAGGCCCTGACATTCGGCCAGCTGTCCCGCATGAAGATAGACAATATGCGGGAAGAGCATCAGGAAAAATTGATTAAGGACGCAGAAAAACTGGCAGCGCAGGACGCGGCAAAGGAAATGCCGAAGAAGCCTGAAGAGCCAAGAAAAGCGATGGGATTCATCACGGTCTCCATCGGAGAAGGGTTGAATGAGATATTCAAGGAATTAGGCGCAGACTATATTATCGAGGGCGGACAGACTATGAATCCGAGTACCGAGGATATGCTTAATGCCATTGATCAGGTGAATGCCGACAGTATTTTCATCCTGCCTAACAACAAGAATATCGTGCTTGCTGCGAATCAGGCAAAGGCGCTCGTGAAGGACAAGGAGATTATCGTCATTCCAACCAAGACGGTTCCGCAGGGAATTACTGCGATTATTAATTTTGTTCCGGATGCGGATGCAAAGACGAATGAAGAGACGATGCTGGAAGAGATCAAGAATGTCAAATCCGGGCAGGTGACTTATGCTGTCAGGGATACGAAGATTGACGACAAGGAGATCCATGAGGGAGACATCATGGGCATCGGCGACAGCGGCATTCTGGCAGTGGGCAAGGGAATCGAAGAGACGACGAAGGAGATGCTGTCCCAGCTGGTAGACGAGGATTCAGAACTCATCAGCCTTTACTACGGAGAAGAAGTAAGAGAAGAAGACGCGCAGCGATTTACCGAAGAAGTGGAGAGCCTGTATCCTGACGTAGACGTAGATGCACATTTTGGAGGCCAGCCGATCTACTATTATGTGCTGGCGGTTGAATAA
- a CDS encoding Asp23/Gls24 family envelope stress response protein: MKGCMSTDLGIITIDPEVIAKYAGTVAVECFGIVGMAAVNMKDGFVHLLKRESLTRGIQVGISDDNHISINFHIIVAYGVSISAVTENLISNVKYKVEEFSGMPVDKINIYIEGVRVID, translated from the coding sequence ATGAAGGGATGTATGAGTACAGATCTTGGCATTATTACGATTGATCCTGAAGTGATTGCAAAATATGCAGGAACCGTAGCCGTTGAATGCTTTGGCATCGTAGGCATGGCTGCAGTGAATATGAAGGATGGATTTGTCCATCTGTTAAAGAGAGAAAGCCTGACAAGAGGAATCCAGGTAGGAATATCCGACGATAATCATATTAGCATTAACTTCCATATTATTGTTGCATATGGCGTAAGCATCTCGGCAGTTACTGAGAATCTGATCAGTAACGTAAAATATAAGGTAGAAGAATTTTCCGGTATGCCGGTAGATAAGATCAATATCTACATTGAAGGCGTCAGAGTCATCGATTAG